In Paraburkholderia caribensis, a single window of DNA contains:
- the yjgA gene encoding ribosome biogenesis factor YjgA: MTRKTRIQPMEPADVVDDNGYDRPSKSQLKREMHALQELGVELVALPKDALKRMPMPESLDDAVREARRITDHEGKRRQMQYVGKVMRGLLDHETAALREALDRYKGVNKAETARLHWIERTREQLLADDAALTEFIRQHPAADPQEGRTLIRNARKEAQQGKPPRYFRDLFQWIKNADGAGHDDAGSNDSEDLDDDDDESRA, encoded by the coding sequence ATGACACGCAAAACCCGCATTCAACCCATGGAACCCGCTGACGTCGTCGACGACAACGGGTATGACCGTCCCAGCAAGTCGCAACTGAAGCGCGAAATGCACGCGTTGCAGGAGCTGGGCGTAGAGCTCGTCGCGCTGCCGAAAGACGCATTGAAGCGCATGCCGATGCCCGAATCGCTCGATGACGCCGTGCGCGAAGCACGCCGCATCACCGATCACGAAGGCAAGCGCCGCCAGATGCAGTACGTCGGCAAGGTGATGCGCGGCCTGCTGGACCACGAAACGGCCGCGCTGCGCGAAGCGCTCGACAGGTACAAGGGCGTCAACAAGGCCGAAACGGCGCGCCTGCACTGGATCGAACGCACCCGCGAGCAGCTGCTCGCCGACGACGCCGCACTGACCGAATTCATCCGCCAGCACCCCGCCGCCGACCCGCAGGAAGGCCGCACGCTGATCCGCAATGCGCGCAAGGAAGCGCAGCAAGGCAAGCCGCCGCGCTACTTCCGCGATCTGTTCCAGTGGATCAAGAACGCAGACGGCGCCGGCCATGACGACGCCGGCAGCAACGATTCCGAAGATCTGGACGACGACGATGACGAATCCCGTGCGTAA
- the rsgA gene encoding ribosome small subunit-dependent GTPase A encodes MSGRSPKALRAAAASDRAQERVRGLVIAAHGRHYIVAPEDGSAILQCFPRGKRSEIAVGDQVLYESTSADQGVIVEIGERRNLLYRSDQYKSKLFAANLDQLLIVLATEPHFSEDLLGRALVAAEENELKPLIVLNKIDVQAALPLARKRLDLYRGLGYTVLEVSIKGQPDAAREILEAHLSGHSTLLLGQSGMGKSTLVNLLIPDAEVATREISTALNSGRHTTTFTRLYPLPVGEGALIDSPGFQEFGLHHLTEGMLERAFPEFRPLLPNCRFYNCHHLHEPGCAILEAVADGRIAKERHALYAQLVHEASQIVR; translated from the coding sequence ATGAGCGGCCGCTCGCCGAAAGCGCTGCGCGCCGCTGCCGCCAGCGACCGCGCCCAGGAGCGCGTGCGCGGCCTCGTGATCGCCGCGCATGGACGTCACTACATCGTCGCGCCCGAGGACGGCAGCGCGATCCTGCAATGCTTCCCGCGCGGCAAGCGCAGCGAGATCGCCGTCGGCGATCAGGTGCTGTACGAGTCGACATCCGCCGATCAGGGCGTGATCGTCGAGATCGGCGAACGGCGCAATCTGCTGTATCGCTCGGATCAGTACAAGTCGAAGCTGTTCGCGGCCAATCTCGATCAGCTGCTGATCGTGCTCGCCACCGAGCCGCATTTCAGCGAAGACCTGCTCGGCCGCGCGCTCGTCGCCGCGGAAGAGAACGAACTGAAGCCGCTGATCGTGCTGAACAAGATCGACGTCCAAGCCGCGCTGCCGCTCGCGCGCAAGCGGCTCGACCTGTATCGCGGACTCGGCTATACGGTGCTCGAAGTGTCCATCAAGGGGCAGCCGGACGCCGCGCGCGAAATCCTCGAAGCCCATCTGAGCGGCCATTCCACCCTGCTGCTCGGCCAGTCGGGCATGGGCAAGTCGACGCTCGTCAATCTGCTGATTCCCGATGCCGAAGTGGCGACGCGCGAAATCTCGACAGCGCTCAACAGCGGCCGCCACACGACCACGTTCACGCGCCTCTACCCGCTTCCCGTTGGCGAAGGCGCGTTGATCGACTCGCCGGGCTTTCAGGAATTCGGCCTGCATCATCTGACGGAAGGCATGCTCGAACGCGCGTTTCCCGAGTTCAGGCCGCTCTTGCCCAACTGCCGGTTCTACAACTGTCACCATCTGCATGAGCCCGGTTGCGCGATCCTCGAAGCCGTCGCCGATGGCCGCATCGCGAAGGAACGGCACGCGCTCTACGCGCAGCTCGTACATGAGGCAAGCCAGATCGTCCGTTGA
- the mog gene encoding molybdopterin adenylyltransferase has protein sequence MTNPVRNHPDELIVGLVSISDRASTGVYEDKGIPSLQEWLGSAVTSPFRTETRLIQDDAPTITKTLIELVDEAGCDLVLTTGGTGPARRDVTPEATLAAGTKEMPGFGEQMRQISLNFVPTAILSRQVAVIRETAERAALIVNLPGQPKSIRETLEGLRDEAGKVKVPGIFAAVPYCIDLIGGPYIETNAAVVAAFRPKSAVRAPRQG, from the coding sequence ATGACGAATCCCGTGCGTAATCATCCCGACGAGCTGATCGTCGGCCTCGTGTCGATCAGCGACCGCGCCAGCACGGGCGTCTATGAGGACAAGGGCATTCCGTCGCTGCAGGAATGGCTCGGCAGCGCCGTCACCTCGCCGTTTCGCACGGAAACACGGCTGATCCAGGACGACGCGCCGACCATCACGAAGACGCTGATCGAACTGGTCGACGAAGCCGGCTGCGATCTCGTGCTGACGACAGGCGGCACAGGCCCCGCGCGCCGCGACGTGACGCCCGAGGCGACGCTGGCAGCGGGAACGAAGGAAATGCCCGGCTTCGGCGAGCAGATGCGCCAGATCAGCCTCAACTTCGTGCCGACGGCGATCCTGTCGCGCCAGGTGGCGGTGATTCGCGAGACGGCCGAACGCGCCGCGCTGATCGTCAATCTGCCGGGCCAGCCGAAGTCGATCAGGGAAACGCTGGAAGGCTTGCGCGATGAAGCAGGGAAAGTGAAGGTGCCGGGCATTTTCGCCGCCGTGCCGTACTGCATCGACCTGATCGGCGGCCCGTACATCGAGACGAACGCCGCCGTGGTGGCGGCGTTCCGGCCAAAGAGCGCGGTGCGCGCTCCGCGGCAAGGCTGA
- a CDS encoding dihydrofolate reductase: protein MTTLTLIVARARNGVIGRDNQLPWRLPEDLAFFKRTTMGAPIVMGRKTHESIGRVLPGRRNIVVTRDAQRRFDGCDTVTNLDDALALAARDGAAEAFLIGGAQLYQEGALRADKMIVTEIHADFDGDARFPAPDPAIWREVSREMHRAKEPNDFEYAFVVYQRVAR from the coding sequence ATGACGACGCTGACGCTGATCGTCGCTCGCGCCCGCAATGGCGTGATCGGCCGTGATAACCAGTTGCCCTGGCGGCTGCCCGAAGACCTCGCATTCTTCAAACGCACGACGATGGGCGCGCCTATTGTCATGGGGCGCAAGACGCATGAATCGATTGGGCGGGTGCTGCCTGGGCGGCGCAATATCGTCGTGACGCGCGATGCTCAGCGACGCTTCGACGGGTGCGATACCGTTACCAATCTCGATGATGCGTTGGCGCTCGCGGCGCGCGATGGGGCCGCCGAGGCGTTCTTGATCGGCGGTGCGCAGTTGTATCAGGAAGGTGCGCTTCGCGCGGATAAGATGATCGTTACTGAAATTCATGCCGATTTTGACGGCGATGCGAGGTTTCCGGCGCCTGATCCGGCGATTTGGCGTGAGGTTTCTCGCGAGATGCATCGGGCTAAAGAGCCGAATGATTTTGAATATGCGTTTGTGGTTTATCAACGCGTAGCGAGGTAG
- the pmbA gene encoding metalloprotease PmbA, producing MAADTEARQRFFPHTQDELKEIASDILRHAKSLGASDAATEISEGDGLSVSVRRGEVETIEHNRDKMVGVTVFIGNKRGNASTSDFSSQALKDTVMAAYNIARFTAEDDCAGLAEEELLEKDPRDLDLYHPWNLDADEAVELARRAEDAAFAVSPQIKNSEGASVSAQHSQFVLGTSRGFLSGYPYSRHYVACAPIAGSGRNMQRDDWYTSKRSAGELADPEAVGRYAAERALARMGARGLDTRKVPVLFEAPLAAGLLGAFVQATSGGALYRKTTFLVDSLGKPVFAPHVQVVEDPHVPRAMGSAPFDEEGVRTKQRSVVKDGVVEGYFLSTYSARKLGMPTTGNAGGSHNLSLRSSLTQASDDFEEMLRKLGTGLLLTELMGQGVNYVTGDYSRGASGFWVENGKIQYPVEEITVASTLQEMFRHVVAIGADTIVRGTKQTGSVLIERMTVAGQ from the coding sequence ATGGCAGCAGACACGGAAGCCCGGCAACGATTTTTCCCGCATACGCAGGATGAACTGAAGGAAATCGCCTCCGACATTCTTCGTCACGCAAAGTCGCTCGGCGCAAGCGACGCGGCAACCGAGATTTCGGAAGGCGACGGCCTGTCCGTCTCCGTGCGGCGCGGCGAAGTCGAAACCATCGAGCACAACCGCGACAAGATGGTCGGCGTGACGGTGTTCATCGGCAACAAGCGCGGCAACGCGAGTACGTCTGACTTTTCGTCCCAAGCGCTGAAGGACACGGTGATGGCCGCGTACAACATCGCGCGCTTCACGGCCGAGGACGACTGCGCGGGTCTGGCGGAAGAAGAGCTGCTGGAAAAGGACCCGCGGGATCTCGACCTGTATCACCCGTGGAATCTGGACGCGGACGAAGCTGTCGAGCTCGCGCGTCGCGCGGAAGATGCCGCCTTCGCCGTGAGCCCGCAGATCAAGAACTCGGAAGGCGCGAGTGTGTCGGCCCAGCATTCGCAGTTCGTGCTCGGCACGTCGCGAGGGTTTCTCTCGGGTTATCCGTACTCGCGTCATTACGTGGCGTGCGCGCCGATCGCGGGGAGCGGGCGCAACATGCAGCGCGACGACTGGTATACGTCGAAGCGTAGTGCTGGTGAGCTTGCCGATCCCGAAGCGGTCGGACGCTATGCCGCCGAGCGGGCGCTGGCGCGCATGGGCGCGCGCGGGCTCGACACGCGCAAGGTGCCGGTGCTGTTCGAGGCGCCGCTCGCGGCTGGTCTGCTCGGCGCGTTCGTGCAGGCGACGAGTGGCGGCGCGTTGTATCGCAAGACGACGTTTCTGGTCGACAGTCTCGGCAAGCCGGTGTTTGCGCCGCATGTGCAGGTCGTGGAAGATCCGCACGTGCCGCGCGCGATGGGCAGTGCGCCGTTCGACGAAGAGGGCGTGCGGACGAAGCAGCGTTCGGTGGTGAAGGACGGCGTTGTCGAAGGGTATTTTCTGTCGACGTATTCGGCGCGCAAGCTCGGCATGCCGACGACGGGCAATGCGGGTGGTTCGCATAATCTGTCGCTGCGGAGTTCGTTGACGCAGGCGTCGGATGACTTCGAGGAGATGCTGCGCAAGCTCGGGACGGGGTTGTTGCTCACCGAGTTGATGGGGCAGGGCGTCAACTACGTGACGGGCGATTATTCGCGCGGCGCGTCGGGGTTCTGGGTCGAGAATGGGAAGATTCAGTATCCCGTTGAAGAGATTACTGTTGCCAGTACGCTGCAGGAGATGTTCCGGCATGTCGTAGCGATTGGGGCGGACACGATTGTCCGCGGGACTAAGCAGACGGGTTCTGTTTTGATTGAGCGGATGACTGTTGCTGGGCAGTGA
- the orn gene encoding oligoribonuclease, protein MTDIIESVDQPLVRSDMNLVWLDMEMTGLDPDNDRIIEIAVVVTNSTLDRLVEGPVLAIHQSDETLGKMDDWNKNTHGRSGLIDRVRASTVTEADATEQIRAFLGQHVPPGKSPMCGNSICQDRRFMARWMPELETFFHYRNLDVSTLKELCRRWQPAIYKGFQKRAMHTALADIHESIDELRYYREHFLIPAASTASAADAPSSEASAK, encoded by the coding sequence ATGACTGACATTATCGAATCCGTCGATCAGCCGCTCGTGCGCAGCGACATGAATCTCGTCTGGCTGGACATGGAAATGACGGGGCTCGATCCCGACAACGACCGTATCATCGAAATCGCCGTGGTCGTGACGAACTCGACGCTCGACAGGCTGGTTGAAGGCCCCGTGCTCGCCATTCATCAGAGCGACGAAACGCTCGGCAAGATGGACGACTGGAACAAGAACACGCATGGCCGTTCCGGGCTGATCGACCGCGTGCGCGCGTCGACGGTGACGGAGGCCGACGCCACCGAACAGATCCGCGCGTTCCTCGGCCAGCACGTTCCGCCCGGCAAGTCGCCGATGTGCGGCAACTCGATCTGCCAGGACCGCCGTTTCATGGCGCGCTGGATGCCCGAACTGGAAACGTTTTTCCATTACCGCAACCTCGACGTCAGCACGCTGAAGGAACTGTGCCGCCGCTGGCAGCCCGCGATCTACAAGGGCTTCCAGAAGCGCGCGATGCACACCGCGCTCGCCGACATCCACGAATCGATCGACGAACTGCGCTACTACCGCGAGCATTTCCTGATCCCGGCGGCGAGCACCGCGAGCGCGGCCGACGCGCCGTCCAGCGAAGCCAGCGCGAAATAA
- a CDS encoding M48 family metallopeptidase encodes MPPLYFTVLFVIAVLAMVGTKLWLASRQIRFVAAHRESVPQQFAGTIALSAHQRAADYTVERTRLTMIEIVVSAAVLIALTLLGGVQALDLAIGDVAGNGYIGQILLVAAVIAITSAIDLPFDYYRQFGIEQRFGFNRMTKRIFFVDRIKGVLLGAAFGLPLLFVVLWLMNQAGTYWWWWTWVVWVVFQMLVLILYPSFIAPMFNKFEPLRDEALVQRIDALMKRCGFAAKGLFVMDGSRRSAHGNAYFTGFGSSKRIVFFDTLLSRLSGSEIEAVLAHELGHFKRRHVIKRMIVTFLISLAMLALLGWLTQRTWFFEGLGVRPSLTASNDGLALVLFFLAVPVFLFFVTPLGSLSSRKHEFEADAFAATQADAKDLVNALVKLYEDNASTLTPDPLYTAFYYSHPPASQRIDRLLRHA; translated from the coding sequence ATGCCTCCTCTCTACTTCACCGTTCTGTTCGTGATCGCCGTGCTGGCGATGGTCGGCACGAAGCTCTGGCTCGCGTCGCGCCAGATCCGCTTCGTTGCGGCGCACCGCGAGAGCGTGCCGCAGCAGTTCGCGGGCACGATCGCCCTGTCGGCGCACCAGCGCGCCGCCGACTACACCGTCGAGCGCACGCGGCTCACGATGATCGAGATCGTCGTCAGCGCGGCCGTGCTGATCGCGCTCACGCTGCTGGGCGGCGTGCAGGCGCTCGATCTCGCCATCGGCGACGTGGCGGGCAACGGCTACATCGGCCAGATCCTGCTGGTGGCGGCCGTGATCGCGATCACGAGCGCGATCGACCTGCCGTTCGACTATTACCGCCAGTTCGGTATCGAACAGCGCTTCGGCTTCAACCGGATGACCAAGCGCATCTTTTTCGTCGACCGCATCAAGGGTGTGCTGCTGGGCGCCGCGTTCGGCCTGCCGCTGCTGTTCGTCGTGCTGTGGCTGATGAATCAGGCGGGCACGTACTGGTGGTGGTGGACGTGGGTCGTATGGGTCGTGTTCCAGATGCTGGTGCTGATCCTCTATCCGTCTTTCATCGCGCCCATGTTCAACAAGTTCGAACCGCTGAGAGACGAGGCGCTCGTGCAGCGCATCGATGCGCTGATGAAGCGCTGCGGCTTCGCGGCCAAGGGCCTGTTCGTAATGGACGGCAGCCGCCGTTCGGCACATGGCAACGCGTATTTCACGGGCTTTGGTTCGTCCAAGCGCATCGTGTTCTTCGACACTCTGCTCTCGCGTCTGTCGGGCAGCGAGATCGAAGCGGTGCTCGCGCATGAACTCGGCCACTTCAAGCGCCGCCACGTGATCAAGCGGATGATCGTCACGTTTCTGATCAGCCTGGCGATGCTTGCGCTGCTCGGCTGGCTCACGCAGCGTACGTGGTTCTTCGAGGGGCTCGGCGTGCGTCCGTCGCTGACGGCCAGCAACGACGGCCTCGCGCTGGTGCTGTTCTTCCTCGCGGTGCCCGTGTTCCTGTTCTTCGTGACGCCGCTGGGCAGCCTCAGTTCGCGCAAGCATGAATTCGAAGCGGACGCTTTTGCCGCGACGCAGGCCGACGCGAAGGATCTCGTCAACGCGCTCGTCAAGCTGTACGAAGACAACGCGTCGACGCTCACGCCCGACCCGCTCTACACCGCGTTCTACTACTCGCATCCGCCTGCGTCGCAGCGGATCGACCGTCTGCTGCGTCACGCATGA